In Triticum urartu cultivar G1812 unplaced genomic scaffold, Tu2.1 TuUngrouped_contig_5843, whole genome shotgun sequence, the following are encoded in one genomic region:
- the LOC125529781 gene encoding polygalacturonase At1g48100-like: MAAARLGLPRLMLAMLVLAALLGVGVDGRNHVHKKPPRAGVGSRHRAGAKVGTVASSPAVPPDDNAAPLVAPPPGGIVPSDPATPFRPEPCVFDVRAYGATGESTADDTEAFRAAWRAACAVESAVLLVPSDGTFTISTTTFSGPCKPGLVFQVDGVLMPPDGPDCWPPSDNRRQWLVFSGLDGLTLRGAGTIEGNGEEWWNLPCKPHRGPNGSTLHGPCDSPTLIRFFESSNLVVRGLRVENSPEFHFRFDGCSDVLVDGLFIRSPANSPNTDGIHVENTERVGIYNSKISNGDDCISIGTGSYDVDIQNVTCGPGHGISIGSLGVHNSQACVANVTVRNAVIRNSDNGLRIKTWQGGMGSVSGIAFDGVTMENVRNCIIIDQYYCQDKRCMNQSTAVHVTDVSYANVRGSYDVRSAPIHFACSDTVPCTNVTMAEVELLPFSGELVDDPYCWSAYGAQQTPTIPPVSCLQDGVPEALLDNPDLKCR; this comes from the exons ATGGCGGCTGCGAGGCTGGGTCTGCCGCGGTTGATGCTGGCGATGCTTGTACTGGCGGCATTGCTCGGTGTCGGCGTCGACGGGAGGAACCACGTGCACAAGAAGCCTCCTCGTGCTGGCGTCGGCTCTCGGCACAGGGCTGGCGCGAAGGTGGGCACGGTGGCGTCGTCGCCGGCCGTTCCACCGGACGACAACGCGGCGCCTTTGGTGGCCCCGCCGCCGGGCGGCATTGTCCCGTCTGACCCGGCCACGCCGTTCCGGCCGGAGCCGTGCGTGTTCGACGTCCGGGCGTACGGCGCGACGGGCGAGAGCACGGCGGACGACACCGAGGCCTTCCGGGCGGCGTGGAGGGCGGCCTGCGCCGTTGAGTCGGCCGTGCTGCTGGTGCCGTCCGACGGCACCTTCACCATCTCTACCACCACCTTCTCCGGGCCGTGCAAGCCCGGCCTCGTGTTCCAA GTGGACGGGGTGCTGATgccgccggacgggccggactGCTGGCCACCGTCGGACAACCGGCGGCAGTGGCTGGTCTTCTCCGGCCTGGACGGCCTGACGCTGCGCGGCGCCGGCACCATCGAGGGCAACGGCGAGGAGTGGTGGAACCTCCCCTGCAAGCCCCACAGG GGTCCGAACGGGTCCACGCTGCACGGGCCTTGCGACAGCCCCACG CTGATCAGGTTCTTCGAGAGCAGCAACCTGGTGGTGCGGGGCCTGAGGGTGGAGAACAGCCCCGAGTTCCACTTCCGGTTCGACGGCTGCAGCGACGTGCTCGTCGACGGGCTATTCATCAGGTCCCCGGCCAACAGCCCCAACACCGACGGCATCCACGTCGAGAACACGGAGCGTGTCGGCATCTACAACTCCAAGATCAGCAACG GCGATGATTGCATCTCCATCGGGACCGGGAGCTACGACGTGGACATACAGAACGTAACGTGTGGCCCTGGGCACGGCATAAG CATCGGCAGCCTGGGCGTGCACAACTCGCAGGCGTGCGTGGCGAACGTGACGGTGCGGAACGCGGTGATCCGGAACTCGGACAACGGGCTGCGGATCAAGACATGGCAGGGCGGCATGGGGTCGGTGTCCGGCATCGCCTTCGACGGGGTGACCATGGAGAACGTGCGCAACTGCATCATCATCGACCAGTACTACTGCCAGGACAAGCGGTGCATGAACCAGTCCACGGCCGTGCACGTCACCGACGTCTCCTACGCCAACGTCCGGGGCTCCTACGACGTGCGCAGCGCGCCCATCCACTTCGCCTGCAGCGACACCGTGCCCTGCACCAACGTCACCATGGCCGAGGTCGAGCTGCTGCCCTTCAGCGGCGAGCTCGTCGACGACCCCTACTGCTGGAGCGCCTACGGGGCGCAGCAGACGCCCACCATCCCGCCCGTCTCCTGCCTCCAGGACGGCGTCCCGGAGGCCCTCCTCGACAACCCCGATCTCAAGTGCCGATGA